The sequence ACGATGATTTTGCCGTCGCGGAATTCGAATTGCGCATCGATCTTGTTGAGCACTTTCCGGTTGGTCACCGAAAAAGTGTAGCTCGCTTCCCAGTGGGCAGAACCAATGTTGTCGTCCGCTTTTACTGCGCCGTAATCCAGTGACAAATCCGCCCCGCGTTCACAGAGCATGTGCCACATCGCGCCGGCGGCTTTTCCGCGCAAATCAAATACTTCATCGTGAAAATGGATCTCCGGATGATAGCACTCGATCATCGTTCGATAATCCTTTTTTTGAAATGCGCGGTAAAATTTATGGATAACAGATTCGTTGGGATTCATGAATATTCCTGCCTGTTTCGTATTAAAAAAACGAAAAATTTTTATTCCTACAAACGGAAATAATGGCTGTTTCGGTGTCAGTTTTTTGGAAAATATCAGACATTAAATTGAAGGACAGAATTAATTAGACAATTAACATGTGGAATGTCTGGCTGAGAACTCCGACACATGCCAAACAATACGGCTCAGGAAAAATCGCGTCGAAGCCTTTGTTAATATTGAAGCTATCCTGAGTCCCGTTTCCCGGTGCTCAGGATATAATTTCAAAAATATCAACAAATGCTGTTTCGTTATTTACTTTTTTACTGATTTAAGGATAACAAATGAACCAATTAAAACGATCACGATTCCGGTGACCATCAAACTGTATTTTAGGGTAAGATTTTCGTTAAAAAATAGAAATCCGGTGCTGCACAACACCATACCGACCGGCGTTAAAGAATAACCGAATAATGAACCGGATTTTGGTTTTACTTCACTCATAAATAGTTCTCCAAAAGCGCGTTAATGGAATGGGCGTTTAAATTACTTTACTGATAAATATACCATTTTATTTTAATTGTCACACACTGAAATTGGGAGTGATGCAAAATTAATGTCCGGGTTTTAGAGAATCGGTAATTTCAGGCAACGTTATTCGGTGGGAAACGGGAGCCCGTGCATTCGCAAAAAGCTGAGTTTGTCCCAATAGCCTCGCTGAAACCGGATTTTTCCATCGACGATATGAAAAAAGCCGCAGCCGCGTAAACCCAGCGGATCGCGCCATTCGAGAATCGCCCAATCGCCATCTTCAAATAAATTCTCGATGATACAGGTCATTTCTGCATTGGCAAATTCTCTGGCAAACATATCCCGGATGGCGGTTTTGCCCTCAACCGGTTTTTCAGCAACCTGATGATTAACAGCATCTTCGCTGTAAAATTCGGCGATTGCATGGACATCTGCGCGGTTAAACGCATCGACCCATGCTTTAACAATTGATTTGGGATTTTTATGTTGTGCCATATTTTTCCTTTCGATAAAATCGGAAAATTGCCAGTTATGCCCGAGAGAATTTATCGGTCAGCCATAGTTGGGTTGAATGTTAATCTTCCACAACCGAGCGAATTAACACACCCTGTTTGCTGATATAAATGGGTGAATCCGTGATCCAAACAGTTCCCAATCCATTTACAAACGGATAGGCAAGCTGGAACTGCAGCGGGATAATGATGTTGCCCGATTTGTCGATATAACCCCATTTTCGATCGATTTCGATCGGCGCAAGATCCTCCGAAAAACTGCCGCCGTTGGAAAATTGCGGCGCTATCGCCAAAGTGCCATCCGGATCGATATATCCGATTTTATCATCCCATTTTACACAAGCCAGATTTTGGGAAAAATCGAGCGCAAAATCCAGTTCGGGTTCGATGATGTAGTCGCCATTTGGGTCGATAAAGCCGAATTTGTTGTCAACGGTTACTCTCGCGCGCCCGTTGTGGAAACTCCAACCTTTGTCAAATGTTGCCGGGATTACCATTTTCCCTTTGCGGTCGATATAGCCGTATTTGTCATCGAAACGGACACATGCCATATTCTCCGAAAAATCCGCTGCCTCGTCGAACAGCGGTTTAATGGCAAAATCGCCCATCCGGTCGATATATCCATATTTCTCTTTCTTTCTCACAGCTGCTAATCCTTCCGAAAATGTTCCGGCAAAATCGAACTGCGGTTTGATAAGGATTTTGCCATCCCTGCCGACGTAACCCCAACGTGAACCTATTTTGAACATCAGGAAAAAACGGGCGATTTTCACCGGCGCCAGACCTTCGCCGAAAGCGCCCAGCCATTCGCAAGCGATATCGAAAACGGTGTTTCCTTTATAATCCATGCATCTAAAATTGTTGCCTAAATTTTGTGTAAACATCGATTTACCGCGATTGATAATTACCAATCCCTCTCTGAATCTGGGTTCGGGGCTGTGTTTGACGGATTGAACGCGCGTCACGGATTTCACCGTTAGATCAGCCATTGTGTAACTGGCTTTGGCATCCGGAATGTTGATCTCCATTCCGGTTGAATCGATGAATTTCAGTTTGCCGTTATCCAAAACCGGCAGGTATTTCACGACCGGATATTCGACCGGTTTAGCGCTCAATATCCTTTCTGTGGGCGATGTAAATGTCAAATCCCGTTCTTTTTTACAATCTGTGAGGGTTGTTTTTTGTGACGGGTCAAAAGGAATCGCGTCAATTTTTTCGACGACGAATTGATACAACGTGCGCACGTTGCCATCATGTTTTTGAACGGTAAGATAGGTTTCCGAAGATTCGAGAATTTTCACATTTCTGAGAATACAGCCATTTTTGTAATAGACATCCTCAGCTTGCAAACCTGACGAAAAGCAGAAAACCAGGATCAGAATCAACTTGCGTGCCGGCATGTAACATTCCTTTTTCCGATGTGGTGGAGATATTTTTTTGCAGTCAGATCTTTATAAATGTTATTCAATCAGAATGAAAATCACAATAAAAAAAAGGAATTATAATCAGGTTAAAAAAAAACAGATACCATTTGATGGATAATTCAATATTCAAAACAATTATTACCGATAAGCTGTTGTTTTTCACCAATGGTTGATGTTATTTTTGAGCCGTAAAATAATTGCAGAACGCCCGATTTACCGAACTATTTGATGCATGATACGTTAACATATTTTGTTAACAATTGCGCAACAATCGAAACGAATAAACACAAACAGACAATAAATGAAAAAACAATCCGGCACTCTAATTCTCGCAAATGCAGTATTTAAGCTGATTCCCACCATTGCAATTGTGGCGTATTTGTGGATATTATATGCCTCAAATATTTCCGAAATCCGCACCGATCCGGTCGGTAACCTGATCGTTTTTTCAATCGGTTTGGTTATTTCCTATTTTTTGTATGCCTTTAACGTACGATTTTCGGTGACGTTTTTGTTGCTGGCCGGCAGCGTTTACAGTGCCTATCGCTGGCTCGGCAGCGTTTCTTTTGGCGAATTTGATGCGTTTTATTATTCGATTGCTTTTTTCATTTACGCAGCGATTTTTGTAGCCGCCTGGGTGGTCGGATTCGGTTTTGCCCGGTTCAATTGGTTTCCCTGGGTGGCGGCGCTGGGCGTTTTTGTGTTTGCCGCGACTACTGTAATCAACGATTTTTTCACATTGCAAAGCCAGCTCGATGCGGAATATCTCCGGCAGGTGACCACCACGTTGCTGCCGCGTGATTCGCTGGTGCATCGCTTTGTCACGCTGCTGTTTTTGATGATTGTGCCGGTGATGTTTTACAGCGTTTACATCGTTTCGATCAACGAATATTTGCGAAAGCTGAAAGTATTCCAGCGCGAACATTTTGGCTATTTGATGCGCCGCAGTTTTTTAACCATTGCTATTCTGGCGGTTTTGCTGCTGCTCCCGATGATTTATGCATACTTTTTTGACATCCCTGAATCGCTGGTCCAGCAGATGAACAGCGCACAGGCTAACTCCGCCAGCTTCCTCAAAAAAACCACCGATACCGCGACCCAAAAACCGCAGTTCGATTTGAACGATTACGCGCAGTTGCTGCCGGAAGTGAAGCTCTCCGACGAAACAGTTTTTGCAACATATATCGATAACTTTTTCCCGACCCGCGATGGCGGACAGATCCCGCTGCCGGTGCATTTCCGGCGATTTGTGCTGAACCGATACGAACCGCAAAACGAAAAATTTGTGCTCGATCCCTATCCGCCGTCATCGGTGCCGAACGATTTGTTTTCGCCGTCGATAAAGGATGTGCCGATCGGTTTCGCGATGTGGGACAGCGTGATTGCCGTGACGACCGAAGAATATCAATATCGCAAAAATATTTCAGCGACCGTTTACAACCAATCGCTCGATCCCAACGCGTTTGTATCGCCGAATACCGGCTGGTTTTACCAGAAATTGCCGGTTGCGCCGGAAGATCGCGAAACATTTACCACGGCGTATCAGTGTTCATCGCTGATTTCCATCTGGAATTTGCCGCCGTTTATGTTCAGCACCACCAACCCGGAATTGCAGGCGTTCAAGGAACAACGCGCCGAAGCGATGCGCATGGATTCGTTCCGCAGCTATGCAAAACTGGATTCTATTTTCTATCGCTATTACACGACGATCGACCGGAACGATACATTGATCACCAAACTTGCAGACGAACTAACCGCAGGAAAAGCAACGCCTTACGACAAGGTTGAATCCGTCGTCGATTACTTTTTGGGCAAAGACGAAACCGGCGAACCGCGCTTCACTTACACCCTGAAACCCGGCGCACCGGAAACTCCCGGTCAATCATTTATGCATTATTTCCTGTTCGATAACAAACAGGGCTATTGCACTTATTTTGCCGGTGCAACCGTTTTGCTGCTCCGCGCAGCGGGCATTCCGGCACGAATGGCAGTTGGCTACGCCATTTACGATCGCAGCAATAAAAATAACGGCTGGTATTGGGTATATGCGGATCAGGGTCACGCCTGGGTGGAAGTGTATTTCCCGAGTTACGGCTGGGTGGATTTCGATACGACACCGAGCGACGATACCGAGCCGGTGCGTCCGCCCAAACCCGATGCCACGCCGCCGGAAGTGATCGGCGAACCGGTATTTGCGGTGCTCGGCAAGGTAACCGGCATCAGCGGCGATTCCACAAATGTGCTGGTGCGTCCGTATGTGATTCGCTATCGCACAAAGGAATATGAAATCGCCGATTCGCTGGCGGAAATTATCTCGCTGAAACCGGATGGCGGCACCGTTACCATCGATGATCAAAAAGTGAAAATCGGGGAGTTTTCGCTCGACCGGAACATGGTGTTATCGGCGTATTCCTTCAATTACCAGTTGCAGCAGATTCCCGAATACAAATCGAAACAGCCGTTTATGGATTGGTTCGCGAAACGTTTCCCGGAACAGATACCGGTGGACGAAGCAATCATTGTCTATCGCGATGAATCCGTGCCGGAAGGAACGATTTTCGCCGTGGACGGGCGCATCGAGGGATTTTTGCCGGACAGCAGCGGATTGGTCATCGCGCCGGACAAGCTTTTCTATCGCGACCGCAATTACCAGCTTGATGCAAAATACATGCAGTCGATCAAGATTCGCCCGAAGCATGCGGAAATCATGATCGACGGCGAAGCCACGCCATTGGGCGATCTGGCGCTGTCCGTCGGCGATACGCTGCGCATTCACGCGGAAAGCGGGCACCCGTCGTTGCACGAACTGAAGCCGTTTTTGGCAACGGAATCGTTCACCAATTGGTTCAAGAACAGTTTCCCGGA comes from Calditrichia bacterium and encodes:
- a CDS encoding WG repeat-containing protein; the protein is MPARKLILILVFCFSSGLQAEDVYYKNGCILRNVKILESSETYLTVQKHDGNVRTLYQFVVEKIDAIPFDPSQKTTLTDCKKERDLTFTSPTERILSAKPVEYPVVKYLPVLDNGKLKFIDSTGMEINIPDAKASYTMADLTVKSVTRVQSVKHSPEPRFREGLVIINRGKSMFTQNLGNNFRCMDYKGNTVFDIACEWLGAFGEGLAPVKIARFFLMFKIGSRWGYVGRDGKILIKPQFDFAGTFSEGLAAVRKKEKYGYIDRMGDFAIKPLFDEAADFSENMACVRFDDKYGYIDRKGKMVIPATFDKGWSFHNGRARVTVDNKFGFIDPNGDYIIEPELDFALDFSQNLACVKWDDKIGYIDPDGTLAIAPQFSNGGSFSEDLAPIEIDRKWGYIDKSGNIIIPLQFQLAYPFVNGLGTVWITDSPIYISKQGVLIRSVVED
- a CDS encoding nuclear transport factor 2 family protein; amino-acid sequence: MNPNESVIHKFYRAFQKKDYRTMIECYHPEIHFHDEVFDLRGKAAGAMWHMLCERGADLSLDYGAVKADDNIGSAHWEASYTFSVTNRKVLNKIDAQFEFRDGKIIVHRDRFDFWKWSRMALGTPGIFLGWSPMLRKKVSATANKGLQKFISDHPEYL
- a CDS encoding transglutaminase domain-containing protein: MKKQSGTLILANAVFKLIPTIAIVAYLWILYASNISEIRTDPVGNLIVFSIGLVISYFLYAFNVRFSVTFLLLAGSVYSAYRWLGSVSFGEFDAFYYSIAFFIYAAIFVAAWVVGFGFARFNWFPWVAALGVFVFAATTVINDFFTLQSQLDAEYLRQVTTTLLPRDSLVHRFVTLLFLMIVPVMFYSVYIVSINEYLRKLKVFQREHFGYLMRRSFLTIAILAVLLLLPMIYAYFFDIPESLVQQMNSAQANSASFLKKTTDTATQKPQFDLNDYAQLLPEVKLSDETVFATYIDNFFPTRDGGQIPLPVHFRRFVLNRYEPQNEKFVLDPYPPSSVPNDLFSPSIKDVPIGFAMWDSVIAVTTEEYQYRKNISATVYNQSLDPNAFVSPNTGWFYQKLPVAPEDRETFTTAYQCSSLISIWNLPPFMFSTTNPELQAFKEQRAEAMRMDSFRSYAKLDSIFYRYYTTIDRNDTLITKLADELTAGKATPYDKVESVVDYFLGKDETGEPRFTYTLKPGAPETPGQSFMHYFLFDNKQGYCTYFAGATVLLLRAAGIPARMAVGYAIYDRSNKNNGWYWVYADQGHAWVEVYFPSYGWVDFDTTPSDDTEPVRPPKPDATPPEVIGEPVFAVLGKVTGISGDSTNVLVRPYVIRYRTKEYEIADSLAEIISLKPDGGTVTIDDQKVKIGEFSLDRNMVLSAYSFNYQLQQIPEYKSKQPFMDWFAKRFPEQIPVDEAIIVYRDESVPEGTIFAVDGRIEGFLPDSSGLVIAPDKLFYRDRNYQLDAKYMQSIKIRPKHAEIMIDGEATPLGDLALSVGDTLRIHAESGHPSLHELKPFLATESFTNWFKNSFPEIIPVDKVTLKIEQTPLPQRIFRWLLTALAIAAITALLLASLMYVYYQLRAKQANEKARLYWLYRLALLTLNQLGFQRILKTPLEYAQYTIDPKFGTQFAQFMQIYHKNKYAPQGLQPEDHAFVQQFVGQFKDKVFGKYKWWEILRNFLNPVPTLRFLFSR
- a CDS encoding nuclear transport factor 2 family protein is translated as MAQHKNPKSIVKAWVDAFNRADVHAIAEFYSEDAVNHQVAEKPVEGKTAIRDMFAREFANAEMTCIIENLFEDGDWAILEWRDPLGLRGCGFFHIVDGKIRFQRGYWDKLSFLRMHGLPFPTE